A genomic region of Sulfobacillus acidophilus DSM 10332 contains the following coding sequences:
- a CDS encoding broad-specificity cellobiase (PFAM: Glycosyl hydrolase family 1~TIGRFAM: beta-galactosidase~COGs: COG2723 Beta-glucosidase/6-phospho-beta-glucosidase/beta- galactosidase~InterPro IPR017736:IPR001360~KEGG: tbo:Thebr_1974 beta-galactosidase~PFAM: Glycoside hydrolase, family 1~PRIAM: Beta-glucosidase~SPTR: Beta-glucosidase;~TIGRFAM: Glycoside hydrolase, family 1, beta-glucosidase) produces MRHIEDFPADFLFGVATAAYQIEGAVNEDGRVPSQWDTFSHRPGAVLNGDTGDIACDHYHRYADDIRLIKDLGVTSYRFSIAWPRIQPGPGKTNPRGLAFYHRVLDELDRHGIIPAVTLYHWDLPKWAADRGGWLNRDVAEYFNDYAAILFQEFGRRIPLWITHNEPWCSAFLGYALGEHAPGNRNWREAMIASHHLLLSHGKAVNTFRSLGVEGQIGITLNLTVADPAGDQARDHDAAHRADGYANRWFLDPLFRGEYPADMLEVFRPTVGSYDFMHPEDAAVIRAPLDFLGVNYYTRSIVFDKPGDGPLNLGYVQPEPAESTAMGWEIHPESLYRLLTRLEREYTQGLPLYITENGAAFDDHLGVDGQVHDEGRITYLQQHLVAAQRFVQDGGALKGYYVWSLLDNFEWAFGYSKRFGLIYVDFPTQTRMLKDSAHWYREMIQRP; encoded by the coding sequence ATGCGACATATCGAAGACTTTCCCGCCGACTTTCTTTTCGGTGTGGCCACGGCTGCGTATCAAATTGAAGGTGCGGTCAATGAAGATGGACGCGTGCCGTCCCAATGGGACACTTTCAGTCATCGACCGGGAGCCGTTTTGAACGGCGATACGGGCGACATCGCCTGCGACCATTATCATCGATATGCCGACGATATTCGCCTGATAAAAGATTTGGGTGTCACCTCTTATCGGTTTTCCATCGCGTGGCCGCGCATCCAACCGGGGCCCGGCAAAACCAATCCGCGTGGACTCGCGTTTTATCACCGCGTACTCGATGAGCTCGACCGTCACGGCATTATTCCGGCCGTCACCTTATATCATTGGGATTTGCCGAAGTGGGCGGCTGATCGGGGCGGATGGCTTAATCGAGACGTGGCGGAGTATTTTAACGACTACGCGGCTATTTTGTTTCAAGAGTTTGGTCGGCGCATTCCGCTCTGGATTACGCATAACGAACCGTGGTGTAGTGCTTTTTTGGGTTACGCGCTAGGGGAGCATGCGCCCGGGAACCGGAATTGGCGGGAAGCCATGATCGCCTCTCATCACCTCTTATTGTCCCATGGGAAGGCAGTCAACACGTTTCGCTCTTTAGGGGTCGAGGGGCAAATCGGGATTACCTTGAACCTGACCGTGGCTGACCCCGCCGGTGACCAAGCGAGGGATCACGACGCGGCACATCGGGCGGACGGCTATGCCAATCGCTGGTTTTTAGATCCGCTATTTCGGGGGGAATACCCGGCCGATATGCTGGAAGTATTTCGCCCGACAGTGGGCTCTTATGATTTTATGCATCCCGAAGATGCCGCCGTCATTCGGGCGCCCCTCGATTTTCTCGGAGTCAATTATTACACCCGCTCTATCGTGTTTGACAAGCCGGGAGACGGTCCGCTCAATTTAGGTTATGTCCAACCGGAGCCGGCCGAGAGCACCGCGATGGGTTGGGAAATTCATCCGGAGTCGCTTTATCGGCTCTTGACACGTCTCGAACGGGAATATACCCAGGGGCTTCCCCTTTACATCACCGAAAATGGTGCGGCGTTTGATGATCATCTCGGGGTGGATGGGCAGGTGCACGACGAAGGACGCATTACCTATTTGCAACAACACTTGGTAGCTGCCCAACGATTTGTGCAGGACGGTGGGGCCCTTAAAGGGTATTATGTCTGGTCGTTGTTGGACAATTTTGAATGGGCGTTTGGCTACAGCAAACGATTCGGTCTAATTTATGTCGATTTCCCGACCCAGACGCGCATGTTAAAAGACAGTGCCCATTGGTACCGCGAGATGATCCAAAGGCCGTGA
- a CDS encoding major facilitator superfamily MFS_1 (PFAM: Major Facilitator Superfamily~InterPro IPR011701~KEGG: mse:Msed_0975 major facilitator transporter~PFAM: Major facilitator superfamily MFS-1~SPTR: Major facilitator superfamily MFS_1): protein MATSNRVLLAYALFALSLGFSWFILAPLVPFLITRYHESLSHVLLLISLYGYAMILLSIPAGYWVARSGPQPVLMTAYGLTVVGLFLRVVAPSFQVFLVGQMVAALAYPLLIAPIGSVLRLTGVTRSQWGTGLVIGALFFGMALGALSGSRVPPATGLLVSFAVAVLFGGWLVRAVRPYRAERRTLGKVRLVVSPWWVIGFVVASVSVMFGSVSTVALIHLHVAGAEALGGNLTALTFLGSAAGAILFGWVAERVERPIGLQRVLGVLTVAFLTLSGLLLVGRLSPTAFGLEGVFFGFGIFSNGWYVLSLESSALAAGSETGAGLATAGYSLASNLGVAILPVVLGPLVVTAPTTWLTILIILAAIAVLVPFMASPPSPLSHRTAFR from the coding sequence ATGGCAACGTCTAATCGTGTACTCTTAGCCTATGCGTTATTCGCCTTGTCGTTGGGGTTTTCCTGGTTCATATTGGCCCCGTTGGTACCTTTTCTCATTACCCGCTATCATGAGTCCTTAAGTCATGTCCTCTTGTTAATATCTCTTTATGGATACGCGATGATTTTATTGTCGATACCCGCAGGTTATTGGGTCGCGCGGAGCGGGCCCCAACCGGTCTTGATGACCGCATACGGGCTCACGGTGGTCGGCTTGTTCCTCAGGGTGGTGGCGCCTTCTTTTCAGGTTTTTCTGGTGGGGCAAATGGTCGCGGCATTGGCCTACCCCTTATTGATTGCGCCAATCGGGTCGGTTTTACGGCTGACCGGTGTGACGCGTTCGCAGTGGGGAACCGGGCTCGTCATCGGGGCGCTGTTTTTCGGTATGGCGTTAGGGGCGCTGTCGGGGTCTCGGGTTCCTCCCGCTACCGGCCTTCTAGTGAGTTTTGCCGTGGCGGTGCTGTTTGGTGGATGGCTGGTGCGAGCCGTTCGTCCGTATCGCGCAGAACGTCGGACGCTCGGCAAAGTGCGGTTGGTGGTATCGCCCTGGTGGGTAATCGGCTTTGTGGTGGCGTCGGTGAGCGTGATGTTCGGTTCGGTCAGTACGGTGGCGCTGATTCACCTCCATGTAGCGGGGGCTGAGGCGTTGGGGGGGAACTTGACGGCACTGACCTTTCTCGGCTCGGCAGCCGGGGCTATCTTGTTTGGCTGGGTGGCGGAACGCGTGGAGCGGCCGATTGGGCTCCAGCGGGTTCTCGGTGTTCTGACGGTGGCTTTTTTAACCCTATCCGGTTTATTGTTGGTGGGGCGTTTATCACCAACGGCCTTTGGATTAGAAGGGGTATTTTTCGGGTTCGGGATTTTTAGTAACGGTTGGTATGTGCTGTCCTTGGAGTCCTCGGCTCTAGCGGCGGGGTCGGAAACCGGGGCAGGTTTGGCGACTGCCGGCTACAGCTTGGCGTCAAATCTAGGGGTGGCGATTTTGCCGGTGGTGCTGGGCCCCTTGGTGGTCACGGCGCCTACAACCTGGCTTACGATATTGATCATCCTAGCCGCGATTGCCGTGCTGGTACCGTTTATGGCGAGTCCGCCGTCGCCGCTATCGCATCGAACGGCCTTTCGGTAA
- a CDS encoding Anti-sigma-K factor RskA (PFAM: Anti-sigma-K factor rskA~InterPro IPR018764~KEGG: msv:Mesil_2777 anti-sigma K factor RskA~PFAM: Anti-sigma K factor RskA~SPTR: Anti-sigma K factor RskA), protein MAMTHDDIQLNLPIWAASGLPTDDQDAILSHLEACKECRSAWQDYQAILSHLQPTTVEPDWQGHAAMREAFQARLQGTGSPTRRRFRVGPWLGWAAAVILAVSGWGVAYRYHQEALQKDAILALMSQGQVVELSSPVSGAYHAVLVVRGNRAVIWATHLPSLPPAHVYEGWWIVRGKPLPAGLFTKRPDVLPPRPRNASVFAITVEPAGGTAQPTSPVLVMGTVR, encoded by the coding sequence ATGGCCATGACGCATGACGACATTCAATTAAATTTACCGATTTGGGCGGCTAGTGGATTGCCAACCGATGACCAGGACGCGATTTTATCCCATTTAGAGGCCTGCAAGGAATGCCGTAGCGCTTGGCAGGATTATCAGGCGATTTTATCGCATCTCCAACCGACAACGGTGGAGCCGGATTGGCAAGGGCATGCCGCCATGCGAGAAGCTTTTCAAGCCCGGCTGCAGGGCACGGGGTCGCCCACGCGCCGCCGTTTTCGGGTGGGCCCGTGGCTCGGGTGGGCGGCTGCCGTCATTCTGGCGGTGAGCGGTTGGGGCGTGGCTTATCGCTATCATCAAGAGGCGCTTCAGAAAGACGCGATTTTAGCCCTGATGAGTCAAGGTCAGGTGGTTGAGCTCTCCTCCCCGGTGTCGGGAGCGTATCATGCCGTGCTGGTGGTACGGGGTAATCGAGCGGTCATTTGGGCGACCCATTTACCTTCGCTGCCGCCGGCTCATGTGTATGAGGGCTGGTGGATTGTGCGCGGAAAACCGCTGCCTGCCGGTCTTTTTACCAAACGCCCGGATGTCTTGCCCCCGCGGCCTCGTAACGCGTCAGTTTTTGCGATTACCGTCGAACCGGCGGGAGGCACGGCGCAACCGACATCGCCGGTCTTGGTGATGGGCACGGTACGATAA
- a CDS encoding RNA polymerase, sigma-24 subunit, ECF subfamily (PFAM: Sigma-70, region 4; Sigma-70 region 2~TIGRFAM: RNA polymerase sigma factor, sigma-70 family~COGs: COG1595 DNA-directed RNA polymerase specialized sigma subunit sigma24 homolog~InterPro IPR014284:IPR007627:IPR013249~KEGG: aca:ACP_0643 RNA polymerase sigma-70 factor, ECF subfamily~PFAM: RNA polymerase sigma-70 region 2; RNA polymerase sigma factor 70, region 4 type 2~SPTR: RNA polymerase sigma-70 factor, ECF subfamily;~TIGRFAM: RNA polymerase sigma-70) encodes MINGNVGQIRGFLRVFRESNFVNDGEQRSQRMGETDQELLSRIASGNQDAMMAFYDRYFGLVAGYCRKLINDRVEADEVIQDVFWQVWKSASLYDAGRAPVTAWLMTIARSRAIDRLRRLQNRAPTVEIEEAGVGLAAADNIEQAVIARDTREQLYDALEQLPESQKQMVSAVYLRGQTAEEAARRQQIPVGTAKTRLRLGLEKLRRMVGVDGHDA; translated from the coding sequence ATGATTAACGGAAACGTAGGACAAATTAGAGGATTTTTGCGGGTTTTTCGCGAATCGAATTTCGTAAATGACGGTGAGCAACGGAGTCAACGCATGGGTGAAACGGATCAAGAGCTTTTGTCCCGCATCGCGTCCGGCAATCAAGATGCCATGATGGCTTTCTATGACCGCTACTTCGGTCTGGTCGCGGGATATTGCCGGAAACTCATTAACGACCGGGTTGAAGCGGACGAGGTCATTCAGGACGTTTTTTGGCAGGTGTGGAAATCGGCGTCGCTCTATGATGCCGGCCGGGCGCCGGTAACGGCCTGGTTGATGACCATCGCGCGAAGTCGCGCGATTGATCGACTCCGCCGTCTCCAAAATCGCGCCCCGACGGTTGAGATTGAGGAGGCGGGGGTTGGCTTGGCGGCTGCCGATAATATTGAACAAGCCGTCATTGCCCGCGATACCCGCGAACAATTGTATGACGCGTTGGAGCAATTGCCGGAATCCCAAAAACAAATGGTTTCGGCCGTTTATTTACGGGGGCAAACGGCCGAAGAGGCCGCTCGACGCCAGCAAATTCCGGTCGGCACGGCGAAAACCCGGCTTCGGTTGGGATTGGAAAAATTGCGGCGAATGGTGGGGGTTGATGGCCATGACGCATGA